A window of Leptotrichia wadei contains these coding sequences:
- a CDS encoding dihydrofolate reductase, which produces MFSLIVAIGKNNEIGKNNQLLWHIPEDLKNFKKITTGKTVIMGRNTYKSIGRALPNRTNIVLSRNFLETDEKVKEDKKKYENETTKLEFFNDFQKVIEKYKDLPEEIFIIGGGEIYKKSLELGIVKRIYMSRVDFSDDEADAYFPEIDWGKWVTLTEENYDGWKFCIYEKIK; this is translated from the coding sequence ATGTTTAGTTTAATAGTTGCTATTGGGAAAAATAATGAAATTGGAAAAAATAATCAGCTTTTGTGGCATATTCCTGAAGATTTGAAAAACTTTAAGAAAATAACGACAGGAAAGACGGTTATTATGGGAAGAAATACTTATAAAAGTATAGGTAGAGCTTTACCGAATCGAACAAATATAGTTTTATCTAGGAATTTTTTGGAAACAGATGAAAAAGTTAAAGAAGATAAAAAAAAATATGAAAACGAAACTACAAAGCTAGAATTTTTTAATGATTTTCAGAAGGTTATTGAAAAATATAAAGATTTACCAGAGGAGATTTTTATTATTGGGGGAGGCGAGATTTATAAAAAATCGCTTGAACTTGGGATTGTGAAGAGAATTTATATGAGTCGTGTTGATTTTTCTGATGATGAGGCAGATGCTTATTTTCCAGAAATAGATTGGGGAAAATGGGTAACTTTGACAGAGGAAAATTATGATGGCTGGAAGTTTTGTATTTATGAAAAAATAAAATAA
- a CDS encoding LysR family transcriptional regulator produces the protein MDVHHLKIFFEACKEKSFTKAAKNLFISQSAVSIQIKKLETKLGIQLIERNSKNFRLTFAGKELYRMSKDVFDKILRVEKEMEKISHYGKGKICIGATHNIGEPVLPRIMVEFKKNNPEIEFDLYIKNRESLVRHLKEGTVDIALMEEYFIEDKEIKVIETEEYPFVVVAGREISDYRELKRMQLLKRDTLLTSKYLDLFEKIIGFNLENRIVINGSIETMKNFIKSGLGFAVLPYYSVYEEIEKGALKVIHNFEKSEDKFQIAYIRENGEKPGISKFVKFVKSYKITPALFSVKNK, from the coding sequence GTGGATGTACATCATTTAAAAATTTTCTTTGAGGCATGCAAGGAAAAAAGTTTTACTAAAGCTGCAAAAAATTTATTTATAAGTCAATCTGCGGTATCAATACAAATAAAAAAACTGGAAACAAAACTTGGAATCCAGCTTATTGAAAGAAATTCTAAAAATTTTAGGCTGACTTTTGCAGGAAAAGAACTTTATCGAATGTCAAAGGATGTTTTTGATAAGATTTTGCGGGTAGAAAAGGAAATGGAGAAAATCTCACATTATGGTAAGGGAAAGATTTGCATAGGGGCAACTCATAATATTGGTGAGCCTGTGTTGCCGAGAATTATGGTAGAATTTAAAAAAAATAATCCTGAAATTGAATTTGATTTGTATATTAAAAATCGGGAATCACTTGTAAGGCATTTGAAAGAAGGAACAGTTGATATTGCCCTAATGGAGGAATATTTTATTGAGGATAAGGAAATAAAAGTGATTGAAACGGAAGAATACCCATTTGTTGTTGTAGCAGGAAGAGAAATATCAGATTATAGGGAATTGAAGAGAATGCAGCTGTTAAAGCGGGACACGCTTTTAACAAGTAAATATCTTGATTTGTTTGAAAAAATAATTGGATTTAATTTGGAAAATAGAATTGTAATAAATGGAAGTATTGAAACTATGAAAAATTTTATAAAAAGTGGGCTTGGTTTTGCCGTTTTGCCGTATTATAGTGTTTATGAGGAAATTGAAAAAGGTGCATTGAAAGTTATTCATAATTTTGAAAAGTCAGAAGATAAGTTTCAAATTGCCTATATTCGTGAAAATGGAGAAAAGCCGGGAATTTCAAAATTTGTAAAATTTGTAAAAAGTTATAAAATTACACCTGCTTTATTTTCAGTAAAAAATAAATAA
- the cls gene encoding cardiolipin synthase yields the protein MHELAIIISTWVIPFERIHYLIIIILAVAVLLSDKSPNAMLAWIFTIFTFPLGGAILYLLFGINWRRNKIISKKMKGEERKLFSRLFNFMQRDVSDIFRSQDFFYYNRLKNINENVDKMSESEIKEKIQGQIDTMITNIGLPAQQKEIVKMLYNSEGTFLTNNDSYKLFYDGKGAFDSILKDIENAKKTIYMEYFIWRADELGERIKNALIKKAKEGVKIKLLFDGVGTWKLPRKYKKELRSAGIEIRWFLDVKFFISKMNYRNHRKIALIDNKIVHTGGMNVGQEYIDGGKRFESWRDTNIRITGEIIGQYLAIFVTDWLNSGGKYSFGEDVKGEAVHELEEQKPIDKQKKLEYLMQVSSSGPDTEWTTLKYLYSKMIATAKTEVLIQSPYFVPDTDLISQLKMAALSGVKIKIMITGVPDKKMPYWIAETYFAELIEAGIEIFRYKAGFLHSKNVIVDEKTSTMGTCNFDMRSFEINYEVNSVFYSEEISKDLKAQFGKDLEVCEKFDEARLKKVTFRKQLRNSIFKLISPIM from the coding sequence ATGCATGAATTGGCTATAATCATTTCAACTTGGGTAATTCCGTTTGAGAGGATACATTATTTGATAATTATTATTCTGGCTGTGGCAGTGCTTTTGTCGGACAAGTCACCAAATGCGATGCTTGCTTGGATTTTTACAATTTTTACATTTCCATTGGGTGGAGCAATTTTATATCTTTTGTTTGGGATTAATTGGAGAAGGAATAAGATAATTTCAAAAAAGATGAAAGGTGAAGAAAGAAAGCTGTTTTCAAGACTTTTTAACTTTATGCAGAGAGATGTATCGGATATTTTCAGGTCACAGGACTTTTTTTATTATAATCGGTTAAAAAATATAAATGAAAATGTTGATAAAATGTCTGAGTCTGAAATAAAAGAAAAAATTCAAGGTCAAATTGACACGATGATAACAAATATTGGACTTCCCGCTCAGCAAAAAGAAATTGTCAAAATGCTTTACAATTCTGAAGGGACTTTCTTGACAAATAATGATTCGTATAAATTATTTTATGATGGAAAAGGAGCTTTTGATTCTATTTTGAAAGATATCGAAAATGCGAAAAAAACAATTTATATGGAATATTTTATTTGGAGGGCTGATGAGTTGGGAGAAAGAATAAAAAATGCACTTATAAAAAAGGCAAAGGAAGGTGTTAAGATAAAGCTGCTTTTTGATGGAGTAGGAACATGGAAGTTGCCGAGAAAGTATAAAAAGGAACTTAGAAGTGCTGGAATTGAAATAAGATGGTTTTTGGATGTGAAATTTTTTATTTCCAAGATGAATTATCGAAATCATCGTAAAATAGCCTTAATTGACAATAAAATAGTTCATACTGGCGGAATGAACGTGGGGCAGGAATATATAGATGGTGGAAAGCGGTTTGAAAGTTGGAGAGATACGAATATTAGAATTACTGGGGAAATAATTGGACAGTATCTTGCAATTTTTGTAACAGATTGGTTAAATAGTGGTGGTAAGTACAGTTTTGGTGAAGATGTAAAGGGTGAGGCAGTTCACGAATTGGAAGAGCAAAAGCCGATTGATAAGCAGAAAAAACTAGAATATTTAATGCAGGTTTCTTCGAGTGGACCTGATACAGAATGGACGACTTTGAAATATTTGTATTCTAAAATGATTGCAACAGCAAAAACGGAAGTTTTGATTCAAAGTCCTTATTTTGTGCCTGATACAGATTTGATTTCACAGTTGAAAATGGCGGCTCTTTCGGGAGTAAAAATAAAAATAATGATTACAGGAGTACCTGATAAAAAGATGCCCTATTGGATTGCAGAAACTTATTTTGCAGAATTGATAGAAGCTGGGATTGAGATTTTTAGATATAAGGCGGGATTTTTACACAGTAAAAATGTAATCGTAGATGAGAAAACATCTACGATGGGAACATGTAATTTTGATATGAGAAGTTTTGAGATAAATTATGAAGTGAATTCAGTATTTTATAGTGAAGAGATTAGCAAAGATTTAAAGGCACAGTTTGGAAAAGATTTGGAAGTGTGTGAAAAATTTGATGAAGCAAGATTAAAAAAAGTGACTTTCAGAAAACAATTGAGAAACTCTATATTCAAGTTAATTTCACCAATAATGTAA
- the ruvC gene encoding crossover junction endodeoxyribonuclease RuvC, with amino-acid sequence MRILGIDPGTAIVGYAVVDYENGDYTPLDYGCIFTDKDEDMPIRLEKIYDGLENIIKLWKPTDMAIEDLFFFKNQKTVIKVGQARGVITLAGQKNKLNLYSYTPLQVKMGIASYGRADKKQIQEMVKLILKLDEIPKPDDAADALAIAITHINSKIGFGGFNRGDNITKKLDKITSNRIKLEDYKRLMK; translated from the coding sequence ATGAGAATTTTAGGAATAGATCCTGGTACAGCAATAGTGGGATACGCTGTTGTAGATTATGAAAATGGTGATTATACTCCACTTGATTATGGATGTATTTTTACAGATAAGGATGAGGATATGCCTATTAGGCTGGAAAAAATTTATGATGGACTAGAAAATATTATAAAACTCTGGAAGCCAACAGATATGGCTATTGAAGACTTATTTTTCTTTAAAAATCAAAAAACAGTAATAAAAGTAGGACAGGCTCGTGGAGTAATAACTTTAGCAGGACAAAAAAATAAGCTGAATTTATATAGCTATACTCCGCTTCAAGTAAAAATGGGGATTGCAAGTTATGGAAGAGCTGATAAAAAGCAAATTCAGGAAATGGTAAAGCTAATATTAAAGTTAGATGAAATTCCAAAGCCTGATGATGCTGCAGATGCACTTGCAATCGCAATTACTCATATCAATTCCAAAATAGGATTTGGTGGATTTAACAGAGGAGATAACATTACAAAAAAATTAGATAAAATTACTTCTAATCGAATAAAACTAGAAGACTATAAAAGATTAATGAAATAA
- the truB gene encoding tRNA pseudouridine(55) synthase TruB → MEKNFTKDGLILLNKSKGVSSFAAINELKRKIRAKKVGHAGTLDPMAEGLMIVMINDATKFSDDLMKKEKEYYVEMELGYKTDTYDLEGTVVERYESEISVSNAQIIKVINSFRGKIKQIPPMYSAIKIDGKKLYDLARKGVEVERTERNVEISEIRKIKIIRPDKNSKDARNIKISFYVKVSSGTYIRSLVYDIGEKLGVFATMTRLVRTKIGRFEIEDAIDLEKAEAEIDKLKELVEAKRESESFWATKSDAAIRAEKIREIVCFVEIEYVLDYFGINVSNEKYGKLKNGMTVIDTFKKFENISKEVNMRKNIKENQKFKIYVRNKNTNEREFRGIVKIVNIKGDRIYLKRDKYFL, encoded by the coding sequence ATGGAAAAAAATTTCACGAAGGATGGGCTTATTCTTTTGAATAAAAGTAAGGGAGTAAGTTCATTTGCGGCAATTAATGAGTTAAAGAGAAAAATAAGGGCTAAAAAGGTCGGTCATGCGGGAACATTGGATCCGATGGCTGAAGGACTTATGATTGTTATGATTAATGATGCAACAAAATTTTCTGATGACTTGATGAAAAAGGAAAAGGAATATTATGTTGAAATGGAACTTGGATACAAAACTGATACTTATGATCTGGAAGGGACGGTCGTTGAAAGATATGAATCTGAAATAAGTGTAAGCAATGCTCAAATAATAAAAGTTATAAATAGTTTTAGAGGGAAAATAAAGCAAATTCCGCCAATGTATTCAGCAATAAAAATAGACGGGAAAAAACTTTATGATTTGGCGAGAAAAGGTGTGGAAGTTGAAAGAACAGAAAGAAATGTTGAAATTTCAGAAATTAGAAAAATAAAAATTATTCGTCCAGATAAAAATTCAAAAGATGCTCGAAATATAAAAATTTCATTTTATGTAAAAGTTAGCAGTGGAACTTATATCCGTTCTCTAGTTTACGATATTGGGGAAAAATTGGGAGTTTTTGCTACGATGACAAGGCTTGTGAGAACTAAAATTGGAAGATTTGAAATTGAAGATGCGATTGATTTGGAAAAGGCTGAAGCTGAAATTGATAAATTGAAGGAATTAGTGGAGGCTAAAAGAGAAAGTGAGTCATTTTGGGCTACAAAGAGTGATGCTGCTATAAGAGCTGAAAAGATTAGAGAAATAGTGTGTTTTGTTGAAATAGAATATGTGCTTGACTATTTCGGGATAAATGTTTCCAATGAGAAATATGGAAAATTGAAAAATGGAATGACAGTTATTGACACATTTAAAAAATTTGAAAATATAAGTAAAGAAGTTAATATGAGAAAAAACATTAAAGAAAATCAGAAATTTAAGATTTATGTGAGAAATAAAAATACAAATGAACGGGAATTTCGTGGAATTGTAAAAATTGTAAATATTAAGGGAGATAGAATTTATTTAAAAAGAGATAAATATTTTTTGTAA
- a CDS encoding tRNA (cytidine(34)-2'-O)-methyltransferase, translating to MNIVLLNPEIHVNTGNIGRTCVLTNTKLHLIKPLGFELDDKKIRRAGLDYWKDVQLFVWENLEHFWKENIETSNAKIYFATTKTKQRYTDVKFDDNDYIMFGPESRGIPEEILNKYKKNNITIPMLPLGRSLNLSNAVAIVLFEALRQNDFQY from the coding sequence ATGAACATAGTTCTATTAAATCCAGAAATACATGTAAACACAGGAAATATTGGAAGAACCTGTGTCTTAACAAATACAAAGCTGCATTTAATAAAACCTCTAGGCTTTGAACTGGATGATAAAAAAATAAGACGTGCAGGACTAGATTACTGGAAAGATGTACAGCTTTTCGTATGGGAAAATTTGGAACATTTCTGGAAAGAAAACATCGAAACCAGCAATGCAAAAATCTATTTTGCAACGACAAAAACAAAACAGAGATATACAGACGTGAAATTTGATGACAACGATTATATAATGTTTGGACCTGAATCACGTGGAATACCTGAAGAAATATTAAATAAATATAAAAAAAATAATATTACGATTCCAATGTTGCCACTTGGAAGATCGCTGAATTTGTCCAATGCTGTGGCGATTGTGTTATTTGAGGCATTAAGACAGAATGATTTTCAATATTAA
- a CDS encoding MliC family protein, with protein MKLLKKSMLVLSVMTLIGGMSFAAATKTRKKAVAKKTVAKKVASESYTCGSEKIRVVYPTTKTARVTTKAGKVYNLNVAVSASGARYVSKNGNIEFFKGGKDAIYRGPNGIEKSCTKR; from the coding sequence ATGAAATTATTAAAAAAATCTATGTTAGTATTATCTGTAATGACATTAATTGGAGGAATGAGCTTTGCTGCTGCAACTAAGACTAGAAAAAAAGCAGTTGCTAAAAAAACAGTAGCTAAAAAAGTTGCTTCAGAATCTTACACTTGTGGTTCTGAAAAAATAAGAGTTGTATATCCAACAACAAAAACTGCAAGAGTAACAACTAAAGCTGGAAAAGTCTATAATTTAAATGTAGCAGTATCAGCTAGTGGAGCAAGATATGTTTCTAAAAATGGAAATATTGAATTTTTCAAAGGCGGAAAAGATGCCATTTATAGAGGACCTAATGGTATTGAAAAATCTTGTACAAAAAGATAA
- a CDS encoding ABC transporter ATP-binding protein has protein sequence MNSENNILLKVSNITKSYTEKKFLKKSVKNVLNDVSFSLKKGKCLGIIGESGSGKSTLGRILTGIENADGGIVEFKGKNIHAKENKYLKREISIVFQNYVSSVNPKFSVAEIIAEPLTIESQLKKDEIQEELKKLIESVGLSEEFLQRFPNELSGGQLQRVCIARAIATKPKFIMLDEAVSSLDVSTQVEILDLLQKLKKEYNLSYIFVTHDLLTITYICDSIIFFRNGKIEEEISDIKNLKNIKKDYSRKLLNAVIEF, from the coding sequence ATGAATAGTGAAAATAATATTTTGTTAAAAGTGTCAAATATTACTAAAAGTTATACTGAAAAGAAATTTTTGAAAAAATCAGTAAAGAATGTGTTAAACGATGTTTCGTTTTCACTAAAAAAGGGAAAATGTCTTGGAATTATTGGAGAAAGCGGGAGCGGAAAAAGTACGCTTGGAAGGATTTTGACTGGAATTGAAAATGCTGATGGTGGAATTGTTGAATTTAAAGGAAAAAATATTCATGCAAAGGAAAATAAATATCTCAAAAGAGAAATAAGCATTGTTTTTCAAAATTATGTATCTTCTGTAAATCCAAAATTTTCTGTTGCTGAAATTATTGCCGAGCCATTAACAATCGAATCTCAACTAAAAAAAGATGAAATACAGGAAGAATTAAAAAAATTGATAGAATCTGTAGGGCTTTCTGAAGAATTTTTGCAGAGATTCCCCAATGAACTAAGCGGAGGACAGCTTCAAAGAGTGTGTATAGCAAGGGCAATTGCAACAAAGCCTAAGTTTATTATGTTAGATGAGGCTGTAAGTTCACTTGATGTGTCTACACAGGTGGAAATTCTGGATTTATTGCAGAAATTGAAGAAAGAGTATAATTTGTCGTATATTTTTGTAACGCACGATTTGCTTACGATAACTTATATTTGCGATAGCATAATATTTTTTCGCAATGGAAAGATTGAAGAGGAAATTTCTGATATAAAAAATTTAAAAAATATAAAAAAAGATTATTCAAGAAAGCTCTTAAATGCAGTAATAGAATTTTGA
- a CDS encoding TetR/AcrR family transcriptional regulator, with product MPRLKFTKEIVVEAGYELMKKEGFQNVSVRKIANYLKCSTAPIYFNFRTVDELKEEIINMCKEKLKKYLYGDYSERKILSGAIGFVIFAREEKELFRTIFLDTTERFEKLYEMTLNELLTKENLHESFPALEKEEAKKVINKLWYFLFGYATMLCTRLDEDYRKNETDEVIENKISEIAKYFQMKI from the coding sequence ATGCCTAGGCTTAAATTCACAAAAGAAATAGTAGTTGAGGCTGGATATGAATTAATGAAAAAGGAAGGCTTTCAAAATGTGAGTGTCAGAAAAATTGCAAATTATTTAAAATGTTCCACGGCACCAATTTATTTTAATTTTAGAACGGTTGATGAATTAAAGGAAGAAATTATAAATATGTGCAAGGAAAAATTAAAAAAATATCTTTACGGAGATTATTCAGAAAGAAAAATTTTAAGTGGAGCTATTGGATTTGTAATTTTTGCTAGAGAAGAAAAGGAATTATTTAGAACAATTTTTCTTGATACTACTGAAAGATTTGAAAAACTTTATGAAATGACGCTTAATGAGCTTTTAACAAAAGAGAATTTACATGAAAGTTTTCCAGCTTTGGAAAAGGAAGAAGCTAAAAAAGTTATAAATAAATTATGGTATTTTTTATTTGGATATGCAACTATGCTTTGTACAAGGCTTGATGAAGATTACAGAAAAAATGAAACAGATGAAGTCATAGAAAATAAAATATCAGAAATAGCAAAATATTTTCAGATGAAAATCTAA
- the thyA gene encoding thymidylate synthase, translated as MKQYLDMVKYVLDNGVKKENRTGVDTISTFAYSYKVDLSKGYPLLTTKKMYFNSMLHELFWYLSGEEHIKNLRKKTKIWDAWADEEGRLETAYGRFWRRYPVPEIALGGEVFADENNPWTTREENGQLVFDQIQYVIDTLKEMKTNPNHKNGRRMIVIAWNPGNATISKLPPCHYTFAFNVLGNKLNCHLTQRSGDIALGIPFNLACYSLLTMMIAKECGYEVGEFAHTIIDAHIYENHIEGLKEQLTRKPLKLAKIKIADKPFNELTFEDITLEDYESYPVIKFEVAV; from the coding sequence ATGAAACAATATTTGGATATGGTCAAGTATGTACTTGACAATGGAGTGAAAAAGGAAAACAGGACAGGAGTTGACACAATTTCAACTTTTGCTTATTCATATAAAGTAGATTTGAGCAAAGGGTATCCACTTTTGACAACTAAAAAAATGTATTTTAATTCAATGCTGCATGAGTTGTTCTGGTATTTGTCGGGGGAAGAGCATATTAAGAATTTACGAAAAAAGACAAAAATATGGGATGCGTGGGCAGATGAAGAAGGAAGGCTTGAAACTGCTTACGGAAGATTTTGGAGAAGATATCCAGTTCCAGAAATTGCTTTGGGTGGAGAAGTGTTTGCAGATGAGAATAATCCTTGGACAACGAGAGAAGAAAATGGACAATTGGTATTTGATCAAATTCAATATGTAATTGATACTTTAAAGGAAATGAAAACCAATCCTAATCATAAAAATGGAAGAAGAATGATTGTAATTGCTTGGAATCCAGGAAATGCGACAATAAGTAAGTTGCCGCCGTGTCATTATACTTTTGCATTCAATGTTTTAGGAAATAAATTGAATTGCCATTTGACTCAGAGAAGTGGAGACATTGCACTTGGAATACCCTTTAATCTGGCTTGCTATTCGTTGCTTACAATGATGATTGCAAAAGAGTGCGGTTATGAAGTTGGAGAATTTGCTCATACAATAATAGATGCTCATATTTATGAAAATCATATTGAAGGATTGAAGGAGCAGCTGACAAGAAAACCGCTAAAACTTGCCAAAATTAAGATTGCAGATAAGCCGTTTAATGAATTGACATTTGAGGATATTACGCTTGAAGATTACGAAAGTTATCCAGTTATTAAATTTGAAGTTGCAGTTTAA
- the gmhA gene encoding D-sedoheptulose 7-phosphate isomerase — protein sequence MLKEDIRNSYLTAFETVKAFVENEENIEKTEKVAQELALVYKNGKKSLIAGNGGSNCDAMHFAEEFTGRFRKDRRALPSISISDSSHITCVGNDFGFDFVFAKGVEAFGQEGDFFFGISTSGNSKNVIEAVKMAKEKKLKTVALLGKDGGKLKGVCDYEFIIPGETSDRIQEVHMMILHIIIEGVERTLFPENY from the coding sequence ATGTTAAAGGAAGATATTAGAAATTCGTATTTAACTGCCTTTGAAACTGTAAAGGCATTTGTGGAAAATGAAGAGAATATCGAAAAAACAGAAAAAGTTGCACAGGAATTGGCATTGGTCTATAAAAATGGTAAAAAATCACTAATTGCTGGAAATGGCGGAAGTAACTGTGATGCGATGCATTTTGCAGAAGAATTTACAGGAAGATTTAGAAAAGACAGAAGAGCATTGCCATCTATAAGTATTAGTGATTCTTCGCATATTACTTGTGTTGGAAATGACTTTGGATTTGATTTTGTCTTTGCAAAAGGTGTAGAGGCATTTGGGCAGGAAGGAGATTTTTTCTTTGGAATATCAACTTCGGGAAATTCTAAAAATGTAATTGAAGCTGTAAAAATGGCAAAAGAAAAAAAATTAAAAACTGTAGCACTACTTGGAAAAGATGGAGGAAAATTAAAAGGAGTGTGTGATTATGAGTTTATAATACCTGGCGAAACTTCAGATAGAATTCAGGAAGTTCATATGATGATTTTACATATCATAATTGAAGGTGTGGAAAGAACTTTATTTCCTGAGAATTACTAA
- a CDS encoding lysophospholipid acyltransferase family protein, with amino-acid sequence MKRYKFLGAFLHFIYRMLSFMTRREYFFADGVEMNNPNIVVFWHRKIFTVCSATRIIKKKASIVSASKDGEILAELLRREGNELIRGSSNKDNIKSLKEAMKYAKKKYTLGIAIDGPAGPIFEPKSGAIFIAKKTGMPIVPVSSYCSKKWIFKNMWDKLEIPMPFSRCVHYVAEPFYLTRESSMEESIELVKERIHEAGYKAFEIYNKKYNKNKKIEFNEESFGKE; translated from the coding sequence ATGAAAAGATATAAATTTTTAGGGGCGTTTCTTCATTTTATATACAGAATGCTTAGTTTTATGACTAGAAGGGAATATTTTTTTGCAGATGGAGTGGAAATGAATAATCCAAATATCGTTGTTTTTTGGCATAGAAAAATTTTTACAGTTTGTAGTGCTACACGGATTATTAAAAAAAAAGCTTCCATCGTAAGTGCATCAAAGGATGGAGAAATATTGGCAGAATTGCTTAGAAGAGAAGGAAATGAGCTAATTCGTGGATCTTCAAACAAAGATAATATAAAAAGTTTAAAAGAAGCTATGAAATATGCTAAAAAAAAATATACTCTTGGTATTGCAATAGATGGTCCAGCAGGACCTATTTTTGAGCCAAAGTCTGGTGCAATCTTTATAGCAAAAAAAACAGGAATGCCAATTGTACCAGTTAGCTCCTATTGCAGTAAAAAGTGGATTTTTAAGAACATGTGGGATAAACTTGAAATACCAATGCCATTTTCAAGGTGTGTTCATTATGTTGCAGAGCCGTTTTACTTGACTCGGGAAAGTTCTATGGAGGAATCAATAGAATTGGTTAAAGAGAGAATACACGAAGCTGGGTACAAAGCATTTGAGATTTATAATAAAAAATATAATAAAAATAAAAAAATTGAATTTAACGAAGAAAGTTTTGGAAAAGAATAA